The nucleotide window TTCCTAACAGAAATGCAACCTCTTTGATGATCTCTAAATATTTTAAGCTCAGAACAATCCCTCAAATCTTCAAGACTTATGTATTGTTGTTTCACCATTCTTGAAAAATCACAACCAGTATCATTAATCCAAATATAAGGGTGGCAAGATTCATCATAATAATAAAGTAAACTCTTAACTCCAcctttataataattattattactagGCATATAAGCCTTGTAAATTTTCTTGGAATTTAGCCTCTTTGATGATCCTGGTTTCAATGTATGAACTTTCTTCAAGATTGAACCAACCCTTATTTGCAATTCAATTGATTTATCACTAAAATTCCAAATCCTTGTTCCAAAACTAGAGACTTGAGCTTGATCTTTGCACCCATTGAAGCATTTCACTAAAGACACAAGGCTAAAATTACCACCACTCTCCATTTCAttatgtgcaacaagttgagtctttttttgGTCACCAAGGCCAGCTTTTTAAAGGGTCTAGCTAAAGCAAATAGTCATCATATATTTAGTGTAACTTTCAGCCAATTGCTATATATTCCAAACTTTGCCTACTAATTGATTCTGATATTCTTGGATTTGTGGGCCATTGAAAATGTAGTAACTCTTTGGTTAGGGAGTGAGAGAAATTAAGTTTATTAGCTGTGAGACTATGACATGATTTTAAAGAGTGacatgatttatatatataatatatgatatttattAAAGACATCTATATTTTACGATGATTATGGTAAAACTAATAGTGTAAATTGTTAACCATTTAATGTTGTGCTAAtagaataattataattatgctAGGAGGAAAAAAAGGCATTTGTGGGAATATCTGCTGACAAACTATTCAGTAGTACGGATTTTT belongs to Solanum stenotomum isolate F172 chromosome 1, ASM1918654v1, whole genome shotgun sequence and includes:
- the LOC125870138 gene encoding uncharacterized protein LOC125870138, producing the protein MESGGNFSLVSLVKCFNGCKDQAQVSSFGTRIWNFSDKSIELQIRVGSILKKVHTLKPGSSKRLNSKKIYKAYMPSNNNYYKGGVKSLLYYYDESCHPYIWINDTGCDFSRMVKQQYISLEDLRDCSELKIFRDHQRGCISVRKKPRTELC